One region of Eremothecium gossypii ATCC 10895 chromosome II, complete sequence genomic DNA includes:
- the MGM101 gene encoding Mgm101p (Syntenic homolog of Saccharomyces cerevisiae YJR144W (MGM101)), translating to MIRFCSARLIQRGLHTAVAKPVMATSTAASRAAASKMAGAQAETGVVGSRLVPGYGRTLTRALGGQVLEADTEGGGHVMTEGSVDWRRSFHGLGAKPFAAPVQEELARALEPLDIEIKPDGLLYLPEIKYRRILNRAFGAGGWGLAPRSDTIVTAKLVTREYALVCHGQLVSVARGEQDYFIDTGIPTATEGCKSNALMRCCKDLGIGSELWDPVFIKKFKKEYCMERFVEHLTTKKKKKIWLRKDREVEYPYK from the coding sequence ATGATCAGGTTTTGCAGTGCCCGTTTGATACAGAGAGGCCTCCACACGGCGGTAGCGAAGCCCGTGATGGCGACGTCGACAGCAGCATCTCGCGCAGCCGCATCAAAAATGGCGGGTGCGCAGGCCGAGACAGGTGTGGTTGGCTCGCGGTTGGTGCCTGGCTATGGCCGAACACTCACGCGGGCTTTGGGCGGCCAGGTTCTGGAAGCGGATACGGAAGGCggtggtcacgtgatgacAGAAGGGTCTGTGGACTGGAGGCGGTCGTTCCACGGACTGGGCGCCAAGCCGTTTGCGGCGCCGGTGCAAGAGGAactggcgcgcgcgctggagCCGCTTGATATTGAAATCAAGCCCGACGGGCTGCTGTACCTGCCGGAGATCAAGTACCGGCGGATTCTGAATCGGGCGTTTGGAGCAGGGGGCTGGGGTCTGGCGCCGAGGTCTGACACCATAGTGACAGCCAAGCTTGTGACGCGGGAGTACGCACTGGTCTGCCACGGGCAGCTAGTCAGTGTTGCGCGCGGTGAGCAAGACTACTTCATCGACACCGGGATCCCGACGGCGACGGAGGGCTGCAAGAGTAACGCGCTGATGCGGTGCTGCAAGGACCTCGGTATCGGGTCGGAGCTGTGGGACCCGGTGTTTATAAAGAAGTTCAAGAAGGAGTATTGTATGGAACGTTTTGTGGAGCACCTCACAaccaagaagaagaagaagatcTGGTTGCGCAAGGACCGCGAAGTGGAATACCCTTACAAATAA
- the PMT4 gene encoding dolichyl-phosphate-mannose-protein mannosyltransferase (Syntenic homolog of Saccharomyces cerevisiae YJR143C (PMT4)), translated as MASKKSQKAASVERDDSAAKRGKAEGRYEYMGERWLQRPAPDSNLKYKYYGYMVTAIAFAVRFHKLYHPSEVVFDEVHFGKFASYYLERTYFFDVHPPFSKMLIAFVGWLVGYDGAFKFDDIGYSYETHQVPYIAYRSLSAILGTLTVPLVFSILRELNFKAITCAFGALLVAVDNAHVIDSRLILLDATLVISVALSIYTYIRFYKAQLRAPLSSEWYFWLYATGLSLSFVISTKYVGVFTFAMIGTAVIVNLWQLLDVRAGLSLRMFFRHFVQRFNGLVCFPFAVYLFWFYVHFAILTKSGPGDDFMSSAFQETLADSPLAKDSKDVHYYDIVTFQHRDTGALLHSHNAYYPLRYEDGRVSSQGQQVTGYSHEDINNQWEILPTKELSSRTGQPVLLDDVLRLRHIATGTYLLTHDVASPYYPTNEEVTTISEELANGERYKQTLFKLQPPNKKDGGHTVKSKTSMFRMFHVDTAVALWTHNDVFLPEWGFKQQEVNGNKKVTDPANIWTVNSILNLSEERKVYIPKKVTKMPFFSKWLELQRSMFEHNNKLSSEHPFASQPESWPGSLSGVSFWTNDTERRQIYFTGNIIGWWIELISLALFVGILLADAITRQRSFFVLGKLAREKIYGPLCFLYIGWAIHYFPFFLMGRQKFLHHYLPAHLIAAMFTAGLWEVIFTDNRALTTRKDESEPAAPHNTNPIVYEYFLLAFLGLLSIAVVGFFIYFSPIVYGDRTLTPEEVIKRQWFDIKLHFAK; from the coding sequence ATGGCGTCTAAAAAGTCGCAGAAAGCTGCTAGTGTAGAACGTGATGACTCGGCGGCGAAGCGGGGCAAGGCCGAGGGACGGTATGAGTACATGGGCGAGCGGTGGCTCCAGAGGCCGGCACCGGATTCCAACCTGAAATACAAGTACTATGGATACATGGTGACGGCGATTGCGTTTGCGGTTCGGTTTCACAAGCTGTACCATCCTAGCGAGGTGGTGTTTGACGAGGTGCACTTTGGTAAGTTTGCGTCGTACTACCTGGAGCGCACGTACTTCTTCGACGTGCACCCGCCGTTCTCTAAGATGTTGATTGCATTTGTGGGCTGGCTGGTGGGGTATGACGGGGCGTTCAAGTTTGACGACATCGGATACAGCTACGAGACGCACCAAGTCCCCTACATTGCGTACAGGTCTCTGAGCGCGATCCTGGGGACGCTGACTGTGCCGCTGGTGTTCAGCATTCTGCGAGAGCTGAATTTCAAGGCGATTACATGCGCTTTTGGTGCATTGTTAGTGGCCGTTGACAACGCACATGTGATCGATTCGAGATTGATTTTGCTTGATGCGACGCTAGTGATCTCAGTTGCGTTGTCGATATACACCTATATCCGCTTCTACAAGGCACAACTGCGCGCTCCATTGTCCTCTGAGTGGTACTTCTGGCTTTACGCCACCGGTTTGTCGCTGTCGTTCGTGATCTCCACGAAATACGTTGGTGTGTTCACCTTTGCCATGATTGGTACCGCCGTAATCGTTAATCTGTGGCAGCTGCTCGACGTGAGAGCAGGGTTGTCACTTCGTATGTTCTTCAGGCACTTCGTTCAGCGGTTTAACGGCTTGGTTTGTTTCCCATTTGCGGTATACCTCTTCTGGTTCTACGTTCATTTCGCCATCCTAACCAAGTCTGGTCCCGGTGACGACTTTATGTCTTCTGCGTTCCAAGAGACGCTCGCCGATTCACCTCTTGCCAAGGACTCGAAGGATGTCCATTACTACGACATTGTTACCTTCCAGCATCGGGACACTGGTGCTCTGCTACACTCACACAACGCCTACTATCCGCTGCGTTATGAAGATGGCCGCGTATCTTCTCAGGGCCAACAGGTCACTGGCTACAGTCATGAAGATATCAACAACCAGTGGGAGATATTACCTACAAAGGAGTTGTCGTCAAGGACCGGCCAGCCCGTTCTTCTAGATGATGTGCTACGACTAAGACATATCGCCACTGGTACATATCTATTGACACATGACGTTGCTTCCCCCTACTATCCTACGAACGAAGAGGTTACGACGATATCTGAGGAGCTAGCAAATGGAGAGCGCTACAAGCAGACGTTGTTCAAACTGCAGCCTCCAAATAAAAAAGATGGGGGCCATACGGTCAAGAGTAAGACTTCGATGTTCAGAATGTTCCATGTTGACACTGCAGTGGCTTTATGGACCCATAACGACGTCTTTTTGCCAGAATGGGGATTCAAGCAGCAGGAAGTTAACGGGAACAAGAAAGTGACCGATCCAGCTAATATTTGGACTGTGAATTCCATCCTAAACTTGAGTGAAGAAAGAAAAGTCTACATCCCTAAGAAAGTCACCAAAATGCCTTTCTTCTCCAAGTGGCTGGAGTTGCAGCGTTCTATGTTCGAACATAACAATAAGCTGTCTTCTGAACATCCGTTTGCTTCACAACCGGAATCCTGGCCAGGGTCTCTATCAGGCGTATCATTCTGGACAAATGACACCGAACGCCGGCAAATATATTTCACGGGAAACATCATCGGATGGTGGATCGAACTAATCTCCCTGGCTTTATTCGTCGGTATTCTCTTGGCTGATGCCATTACTAGACAGCGCAGCTTTTTCGTGTTGGGTAAACTGGCCAGAGAGAAGATCTACGGGCCTCTGTGCTTCCTGTACATCGGGTGGGCAATCCACTATTTCCCGTTCTTCCTAATGGGCCGCCAGAAATTCCTTCACCACTACCTGCCAGCTCACCTCATTGCGGCCATGTTTACCGCAGGGCTGTGGGAGGTGATCTTCACCGACAATAGAGCTTTAACGACCCGGAAGGATGAGTCGGAGCCAGCTGCTCCTCACAACACGAACCCTATTGTGTACGAGTACTTCCTTTTGGCGTTTTTAGGCTTACTGTCTATCGCCGTTGTGGGATTTTTCATTTATTTCAGCCCAATTGTGTATGGCGACAGGACGCTGACACCCGAGGAAGTTATTAAGAGACAGTGGTTTGACATAAAGCTACACTTTGCTAAATGA
- a CDS encoding uncharacterized protein (Syntenic homolog of Saccharomyces cerevisiae YJR142W): MSTVDWDGTRQILLRTPADVQKGFSFIEIVNAVDGLSYDYQSNPAFKEHVYEFHTHSGVPIGYILQFVVQEMRLVASTEFDRLFACSDAERYVKFKETDFETRNEQLETLAQQLRSRSSLSCLKGWRNEKYAVYVEHLPYVLIERALSSVFGIITYGVHMNGYLRDASTGELLIWVPRRSYKKATWPGMLDNVVAGGLGHPHGVYDTLLKESMEEAALPEEVIRNGARAVGVVSYFYHKPGGTYSTEADFITGEIEYLYDIQLPVDVIPKPNDDEVNNFTLMTLQQVVDALIRGDFKPNCGLIMLDFLVRHGYVNSDNEPHYLEIVTKMHRHLPFPTL, encoded by the coding sequence ATGAGTACGGTAGATTGGGACGGAACTAGACAGATCCTTTTAAGGACACCCGCAGATGTGCAGAAAGGGTTTAGTTTCATTGAGATCGTTAACGCAGTAGACGGGTTATCTTACGATTATCAGTCCAACCCAGCTTTTAAGGAACATGTATATGAGTTTCACACTCACTCAGGTGTCCCAATAGGGTATATTTTACAATTTGTGGTACAAGAGATGCGCTTGGTTGCATCTACAGAATTTGACCGCTTGTTCGCTTGTTCAGATGCAGAACGATATGTAAAGTTCAAGGAAACGGATTTTGAAACTCGCAATGAGCAACTGGAGACTCTCGCTCAGCAACTGCGCTCGAGATCATCTTTATCGTGCCTGAAGGGGTGGAGGAACGAGAAATATGCTGTGTATGTGGAACATCTTCCTTACGTGCTTATCGAACGAGCCCTCTCCAGTGTTTTCGGGATTATTACTTACGGGGTTCATATGAACGGGTATCTCCGAGACGCTTCAACGGGGGAGCTTTTGATATGGGTACCGCGAAGATCATACAAGAAAGCCACATGGCCAGGTATGTTGGACAATGTTGTTGCCGGGGGACTCGGGCATCCTCACGGAGTTTACGACACCCTACTGAAGGAGAGTATGGAAGAAGCAGCGCTTCCAGAAGAGGTCATCAGGAATGGGGCAAGAGCTGTTGGTGTGGTATCATATTTCTATCACAAACCTGGCGGTACCTATAGCACCGAGGCCGATTTTATTACGGGTGAAATTGAGTATCTATATGATATACAGCTACCTGTAGATGTCATTCCCAAGCCTAACGATGATGAAGTAAACAACTTCACCCTTATGACTCTCCAACAGGTTGTGGATGCTCTAATACGCGGAGACTTTAAGCCTAATTGTGGCCTTATTATGCTTGACTTTTTGGTGCGGCATGGGTATGTTAACAGCGACAACGAACCACATTATTTGGAAATAGTTACAAAGATGCATCGGCACCTCCCGTTTCCAACCCTGTAG